A genome region from Chloroflexia bacterium SDU3-3 includes the following:
- the csm5 gene encoding type III-A CRISPR-associated RAMP protein Csm5, with translation MLCHLQPITALERQTHLKTITPLGGQARVRRKNVADDKRDPTFKLTITALSHVHISSGNTLTRDVDFLYDASSNKTSFVLNDNAVAYLLEDEEHPEWLSLSDILKKAGIKPTRQNAPTLEVEGLPLVRYMLTGAPSSKTNSPFQPLLEQIKDVFDRAYIPGSSLKGAIRTALAWSAFPNSNLDVSLAALRVNGTLPIAKFAAQNYEQQLFHSESSNGSPSDAHTDVLRAMRISDSTPITKELLLRQVGSTTDSSQPTELGNRWRSSTNVQNHRKPIPLPDIETIPKLAECTMHLQFDRYALLPHGTRQDFSSKAELLTNFVAACRERGMQLIEHELAFYNERKQTLPNVASFYQDLSQKAQRLDPNSFMLQIGWGTGWHSKTLDERLTEHTEEFNEIANYKDYKLKRGKAIKPGDIFPISRKLIKNDANVLSEPLGWVRVDVAEVAR, from the coding sequence CTGTTGTGCCACCTACAACCAATAACCGCGCTGGAACGACAAACTCATCTCAAAACAATAACACCGCTGGGGGGGCAAGCAAGAGTAAGGAGAAAAAACGTGGCCGACGATAAAAGGGATCCCACGTTCAAGCTCACGATCACCGCTCTTTCTCATGTACATATCAGCAGCGGCAATACGCTCACACGAGATGTCGATTTTCTCTATGATGCATCGAGCAATAAGACATCCTTTGTACTCAACGATAACGCTGTTGCCTATCTGCTAGAGGATGAGGAGCATCCAGAATGGCTATCACTGAGCGACATCCTGAAAAAGGCAGGTATCAAACCAACACGGCAAAACGCACCAACGCTCGAAGTTGAAGGCCTCCCACTTGTTCGCTACATGCTGACGGGAGCACCTTCTAGCAAGACAAACTCGCCGTTTCAGCCGCTCCTTGAGCAAATCAAGGATGTGTTTGACCGTGCCTACATCCCCGGATCATCACTGAAAGGCGCGATCCGTACCGCGCTGGCCTGGAGTGCGTTTCCAAACAGCAATCTGGATGTATCTCTTGCCGCGCTAAGAGTGAACGGGACGTTGCCTATTGCAAAGTTTGCAGCGCAGAACTATGAGCAGCAGCTATTTCATAGCGAAAGCAGCAACGGATCACCAAGCGATGCGCACACCGATGTGCTACGCGCAATGCGCATCAGCGATAGCACACCGATCACCAAAGAACTCCTTCTTCGGCAGGTTGGGAGTACCACCGACAGCTCCCAACCTACCGAGCTCGGCAACCGGTGGAGGAGCAGCACCAACGTACAAAATCACCGAAAGCCAATCCCGCTGCCCGACATCGAGACCATTCCCAAGCTGGCTGAATGCACCATGCATCTTCAATTTGATCGCTATGCCCTTCTCCCACATGGTACAAGGCAAGATTTCAGCAGCAAAGCCGAGCTTCTCACAAACTTTGTCGCAGCTTGTCGAGAACGAGGCATGCAACTTATTGAGCATGAGCTTGCTTTTTATAATGAGAGAAAGCAAACGTTGCCAAACGTTGCCAGCTTCTATCAGGATCTTTCACAAAAAGCACAACGCCTTGATCCAAACAGCTTTATGCTTCAAATCGGCTGGGGTACAGGATGGCATAGCAAAACACTCGATGAACGACTCACCGAACATACAGAGGAGTTTAACGAGATTGCCAACTATAAGGACTATAAGCTCAAACGAGGAAAAGCGATTAAGCCAGGTGATATCTTCCCCATCAGCCGCAAGCTGATTAAAAACGATGCTAACGTGCTTAGCGAACCCCTCGGCTGGGTGCGCGTGGATGTGGCGGAGGTGGCGCGATGA
- a CDS encoding CRISPR system precrRNA processing endoribonuclease RAMP protein Cas6, which translates to MPTALVLSIRPQVAADVPAHLGRAAHAAVLRLIGQHSPPLAARIHDELGPKPLTVSSVSGLAGRSPTARVSPAQAHSLRVTLLTPELEQAAAGWEAAALPPIDLDGHLWQVEAVARTPEQHPWAGSASYEQLAGPALARAADPPRRWDIEFAAPVTFRQRGMNAPLPTPDLVFGSLLEKWNAFAPLALPEEVRRFASECMAVSRFELRSAPVPAKAGAMQVGAVGLCSYTAVNRDHYWMACVDVLAHLAFYSGVGAATTRGLGQARLREG; encoded by the coding sequence ATGCCCACCGCACTCGTCCTCAGCATCCGCCCGCAGGTGGCGGCGGATGTGCCCGCCCACCTGGGCCGCGCCGCCCACGCCGCCGTGCTGCGCCTGATCGGCCAGCACAGCCCGCCGCTGGCCGCCCGCATCCACGACGAGCTTGGCCCCAAGCCGCTCACCGTCTCCAGCGTCAGCGGGCTGGCCGGGCGCAGCCCCACCGCCCGCGTCAGCCCCGCCCAGGCCCACAGCCTGCGCGTCACCCTGCTCACCCCCGAGCTGGAGCAGGCCGCCGCCGGGTGGGAGGCCGCCGCGCTGCCGCCCATCGACCTGGATGGCCACCTGTGGCAGGTAGAGGCCGTGGCGCGCACGCCCGAGCAGCACCCCTGGGCGGGCAGCGCCAGCTACGAGCAGCTGGCCGGCCCCGCGCTGGCCCGCGCCGCCGACCCGCCGCGCCGCTGGGACATCGAGTTCGCCGCGCCCGTCACCTTCCGCCAGCGCGGCATGAACGCCCCGCTGCCCACGCCCGACCTGGTGTTCGGCAGCCTGCTGGAGAAGTGGAACGCCTTCGCGCCGCTGGCCCTGCCCGAGGAGGTGCGGCGCTTCGCCAGCGAGTGCATGGCCGTCAGCCGCTTCGAGCTGCGCTCGGCCCCGGTGCCCGCCAAGGCCGGGGCCATGCAGGTGGGCGCAGTGGGACTGTGCAGCTACACCGCCGTCAACCGCGACCACTACTGGATGGCCTGCGTGGATGTGCTGGCCCATCTGGCCTTCTACAGCGGGGTGGGCGCGGCCACCACACGCGGGCTGGGCCAGGCCCGCCTGCGCGAGGGCTAG